One genomic window of Corythoichthys intestinalis isolate RoL2023-P3 chromosome 18, ASM3026506v1, whole genome shotgun sequence includes the following:
- the LOC130906333 gene encoding zinc finger protein OZF-like isoform X4, whose product MASHWLVNSNLSFNKYLGLEWQESPGVKEEVEQPHMKEEEPEHPQQQKREVQLPIKKEVELPFVKEEDDITMSTGEPLKSEDGPSEASRGTAPPTSSSNSSEGLQAHIFIAPSDRNGATSHSPYKDGHKKSHRDNKLCICSQCGKTFANSYTYRLHVRSHTGEKPFVCSVCGQRFAQKDYLKRHTRTHTGEKPFVCSVCGQRFTQKQHLNTHTRTHTGEKPFSCSVCGQRFAQKVYLKRHTRIHTGEKPFVCSVCGQIFTQKQHLNKHARIHTGEKPFSCSVCGQKFGHKTALNTHTRTHTGEKCLSCSVCGKKFTQKGYLNTHTRTHTGEKPFSCSVCGKKFTQKCNLNKHKRTHTGEKPFSCSVCGQGFSEKQDVQKHIRTHTGEKPFSCLVCGQRFAQKPHLKMHTRTHTGEKPFSCSVSRQALSQKQHLKINLETHTRKKKLFPAQFVVEDSR is encoded by the exons atggcttcccactggctggttaatAGTAATTTAA gtttcaACAAATATCTTGGTCTTGAGTGGCAGGAGTCTCCTGGAGTTAAAGAGGAAGTCGAGCAGCCGCATATGAAAGAGGAAGAGCCAGAGCACCCTCAACAGCAAAAGAGAGAAGTacaacttccaatcaaaaaggaggtAGAGCTGCCATTCGTTAAAGAGGAGGACGATATCACCATGTCgactggtgagcccttgaagagTGAGGATGGGCCGAGCGAGGCCAGCAGAGGGACGGCGCCTCCAACCAGCAGCAGCAACTCATCAGAAGGATTGCAAGCACACATTTTCATCGCACCATCAGATAGAAATGGCGCCACGTCACACTCGCCTTACAAAGATGGTCATAAGAAATCTCACCGTGACAACAAACTCTGCATatgctctcagtgtgggaaaacctttgctaATAGCTATACTTATCGTCTGCATGTGAGGAGCCACacaggtgaaaaaccttttgtctgctcagtttgtggtcaaagattcgctcaGAAGGACTACTTaaaaagacacacaagaacccacactggtgaaaaaccttttgtctgctcagtttgtggtcaaagattcactcaaAAGCAACACTTGAACACACACACGAGAACCCACacaggagaaaaacctttttcctgctcagtttgtggtcaaagatttgcTCAGAAGGTCTACTTAAAAAgacacacaagaatccacactggtgaaaaaccttttgtctgctcagtttgtggtcaaatatTCACACAAAAGCAACACTTAAACAAACACGCGAGAATCCACaccggagaaaagcctttttcctgctcagtttgtggtcaaaaattcGGTCACAAGACCGCCTTAAACACAcatacaagaacccacactggagaaaaatgtTTAtcatgctcagtttgtggtaaaaaattcactcagaagggctacttaaacacacacacaagaactcacactggtgaaaaacctttttcctgctcagtttgtggtaaaaaattcacTCAGAAGTGCAACTTAAACAAACACAagcgaacccacactggcgaaaaacctttttcctgctcagtttgtggtcaaggtttCAGTGAAAAGCAAGACGTGCAAAAACACATTAGAACCCAcaccggagaaaaacctttttcctgcttagtttgtggtcaaagatttgcTCAAAAGCCACACTTGAAaatgcacacaagaacccacactggagaaaaacctttttcctgctcagttagcAGGCAAGCGCTCAGTCAAAAGCaacacttaaaaataaatttagaaacccacaccagaaaaaaaaaactttttcccgctcagtttgtggtcgaggATTCACGCTAA